Proteins co-encoded in one Lineus longissimus chromosome 11, tnLinLong1.2, whole genome shotgun sequence genomic window:
- the LOC135496091 gene encoding uncharacterized protein LOC135496091, protein MYTEHGIDEECFHLLDEDTLKELIPRIGTRLRFKQKLSLNRNAVSPDPHSGVVLQRQKRDTFEYVPIRDLLLEVLDADLLEAIRQYKTREHEPGILEDFKDGSYYKSNPTLCDPETISILLYFDELETTNPFSPKAGTHKLGLFYFTLKDVHPGHQSSLKNMFLLAVALSKDIKHYGFNALLNPIVDDLKVLESEGLLCDDGTKVRVVLGQTTGDNLGLHGMLGFAEGYTANFPCHRCSMPRDDAHTATAEDDSLIRTVETYNRDIAVDDVSRTGVKRMCPLNDLVEYHVTDNHVFDIMHDILEGVGLIEVKLVLKVIITEGVLTLDVINDRVVSFDYGFPESSNKPSVITEQSLNRSTSATGQKAEQAYFLIRHLLILIGDLVPEDTCNDHLQVIRLLLSCIDIIFAPKGNHRNSHVYSRIAELLKLEGYDRTTDQCRNKLKSMKGDWVKAHNNLGRSDTSGRNGFGDEELEILDEVLGTRPIHNPRHIVETMFDRPGAGQHDGDGRNPVRIVSERS, encoded by the exons ATGTATACCG aacaTGGCATTGACGAGGAATGTTTTCATCTCTTGGACGAGGATACTTTGAAGGAGTTAATTCCAAGGATTggaacacgacttcgattcaaACAGAAGCTGTCATTGAACAGGAATGCTGTATCG CCAGACCCTCATTCTGGCGTTGTCCTTCAACGCCAAAAGCGTGACACATTTGAGTATGTGCCTATCAGAGACCTGTTGCTAGAAGTCCTTGATGCTGATTTGCTGGAGGCTATCCGACAGTACAAGACCAGGGAACATGAGCCTGGGATTCTTGAAGATTTTAAAGATGGCAGTTACTACAAATCCAACCCAACCCTGTGCGATCCTGAGACCATAAGTATTTTACTGTACTTTGATGAGTTAGAAACTACAAACCCTTTTTCTCCCAAAGCTGGCACCCATAAACTGGGTTTGTTCTACTTCACTCTGAAAGATGTTCACCCAGGACACCAGTCCAGTTTAAAGAATATGTTCTTGCTTGCTGTTGCCCTCTCAAAAGACATAAAGCATTATGGTTTTAATGCATTATTAAATCCAATTGTAGATGATCTGAAAGTGCTAGAATCCGAGGGTTTGTTGTGTGATGATGGAACAAAAGTGCGTGTGGTTTTGGGCCAGACAACAGGTGATAACTTGGGGCTGCATGGCATGCTAGGTTTTGCTGAGGGATATACAGCTAACTTTCCTTGCCACAGATGTTCGATGCCGAGAGATGATGCCCACACTGCAACTGCTGAAGACGACTCCCTGATTAGGACAGTTGAGACATATAATAGAGACATAGCCGTTGATGATGTTAGTAGAACTGGAGTAAAGAGGATGTGTCCGCTGAATGACTTAGTAGAATATCATGTCACTGATAACCATGTCTTTGACATTATGCATGACATTCTTGAGGGGGTTGGCCTAATAGAGGTAAAACTGGTCTTGAAGGTGATCATCACTGAAGGTGTGCTCACTCTTGATGTGATCAACGACCGAGTAGTGTCATTTGATTATGGATTTCCTGAGTCGTCAAACAAACCCTCTGTGATAACTGAGCAAAGCCTGAATCGATCAACTTCTGCAACTGGTCAAAAAGCAGAGCAGGCCTATTTTCTAATAAGGCATCTCCTGATTCTCATTGGCGACCTTGTTcctgaagatacatgtaatgatcACCTGCAAGTCATACGTCTCCTGCTTTCCTGCATAGACATCATCTTTGCCCCAAAA GGGAATCACCGCAATTCCCATGTATACAGCCGGATCGCTGAGCTTCTGAAACTAGAAGGCTACGATCGTACGACTGACCAGTGTCGTAACAAACTAAAATCAATGAAGGGAGATTGGGTCAAGGCCCATAACAACTTGGGTCGATCAGATACCTCAGGACGGAACGGCTTTGGGGACgaagaacttgaaattttggatGAAGTCCTCGGGACCCGACCGATCCACAATCCTCGCCACATCGTGGAGACAATGTTTGATCGGCCCGGGGCTGGACAACATGATGGCGATGGCCGCAATCCAGTCCGGATTGTGTCTGAACGCAGTTAG